The stretch of DNA AGTCAAAAGCGATGTAGCAAACCGTCTCTTTTCTCTCCAACCTGATGTTGCTCATCGTGAGATTGCCGAAGTGGAGGCTACAGCGCGAGAGGCGCTCCACGAGGTACGGTCTGCGGTGACTGGGTACCGCGCGGAGGGCGTAGAGGCTGAAGTGAGCAAGACCAGGAATGCGCTTGGAAGTGCCGGAGTCCAGCTCTATACAAAAATGGACTTCGTGGATCTCTCGCCGTTGGAGAGCGACCTGCTTTGTTTCGTGCTCCGGGAGGCCACGACAAACATCCTTCGTCATGCCTATGCCACAGAATGCAGAGTAGAAGTTTCCAAAGATTCTCTTATAAGGCTCACAATTGAGGATGACGGCTTGGGAAAGCAGGGTGCCGATGGGAACGGTATTGACGGGATGAGAGAACGCCTTCGACATGCGCGTGGCAGCTTGGTCATCGATGGTTCTCCGTTAGGCGGGATGCGTTTGCTTGCGGAGCTGCCTGCATCCTTAGAGAGCCGCACTAGAGACTTTGAGACTGGCGGTCGTTTGTGAGCCCTTCTGAGAAGCCGATCACGGTTGTACTCGCAGAGGATCAGGGCATTCTGCGAAGTTCCTTGACGATCATGTTGGGCATCGAACCGGATATCAAAGTAGTGGCTTCTGTCAGCAACGGCGCAGAAGCACTAAGAGCGGTAGGTCTTCATCTGCCTGCGGTATTGGTCACAGACATCGAAATGCCACAAGTAACGGGGCTCGATCTAGCTATCAGGGTGAAGGAGCTCTACCCATCAACCCGCGTTCTGATCTTGACGACATTCGCTCGGCCTGGCTACCTTCGACGTGCGCTGGATGCGGGCGCTGTTGGGTATCTGTTGAAGGACTGCCCGTCTACAGAGATGGCGGAGGCCGTCAGACGTGTGGCGCATGGTGAACGAGTCATCGATCCTGGTCTAGCCGCCGAGTCATGGTCCGCCGATGCTGGACCACTTACAGAAAGAGAGCGCGAAGTCTTGCGACGTGCGGGGGAAGGCGAGAGCACGGCTGAACTGGCTCGGACACTCCGCCTTACAGAGGGAACGATCAGAAACTATCTATCCGAGGCCATCTCAAAGCTAGGTGCACATAATCGAACAGAGGCTGCACGACTAGCACGTGCTAAAGGCTGGCTCTGATCTCGTTTGCGCATCTCTTCTGGAACTCCGATGGCTCTAGGACGTAGAATTGTGAAATGCCTAAAGCACCAGCAGCAATCACGTCTCCAAAGATCAAGAAGCTCGCGCAGAAGGCGATGAAGTCGCCCAGCATGATGTCTACCGCAGAAACCAGGGAGCTTGGCGCGTCAGTCATGGCTCATGTATCACCTCCGAAAGAAGTTTCACCTGCTGCGGCGAAGAAGACGCCAGCAAAGACGATCGCCGCCAAGAAAACTCCGGCAAAGCGCTCGTAATCAAATAAACCGCTCAACATCGAGGACCCCATGGCAACGAATAAAGCACCGGCGAAGAAGATCGTCGCACCAGTAGCAGCAAAGACCAGCGCAGCTCCTGCGAAAAAAACCTCCACCACGAAGAAGATGACGAAGTCAGAGTTGGTCAAGCTGGTTGCAGAGAAGATGGAGTTGTCCTTGAAGCAATCCGCAGCATTCTTTGATCTCCTCGCGTCAACCGCGATTCAAGAGACGAAGAAGAATGGCGAGTTCACCATTCCGGGACTCGGTAAGCTGGTGAAAGCTCAGCGCGCCGCACGCATCGGCCGTAATCCCCAAACGGGGGAATCGATCAAGATCAAGGCCAAGACCGCCGTCAAATTCCGCGTTGCCAAGGCAGCCAAGGACATGATCGCACCCGTAAAGTGAGATCGACAGTGGTTGGATTAGTCGATCCTTCGCATCAGCGGAGGATCAACTTTCTAAGTTCCTGAGGGCCTTGCGTCCGATAATGACATTAAGCCGCGATTGACTATACATAATTGCGGTTATCGGACTTAAGTCTTTTGTTTTATTATACATACAAAAATCAACAACAAGCAACTTTGCTACTTGCCAGCGATCGCGGATGCCTCGACTTCAGGAGAAACTCGTCTCCAGCTACCCTTTCGAAGAAGGATCTTGCGTGAAACCGTGACGACTTCACACTGGTCAGTGGTTATATAGGCATCTCCCTCGATCGGTTCGCCCTTGTCCGCCCACGAGTTCACCTCGTCTACAAGCGCTCTGTTGTCTTCTTCGGATAGATGAGGGTTCTTTTGATGGCGGAGCGTCCTCCATTTGGGATGCTACTTGTCCCACATCCGTGTTGTCAGAAAGCTCTCGTCGTCCGGTGGCTCACTGGCAAAATTCATCATGCCTTTCAGCTTGGTCTCTTTGGGAAGAGCAGAGTAGCGAGCATTCAGCCGCGCGAGATCGGCCTTCATCTCATCCCCTGAAATGAAATTTTGCATGGAATGCAGGAAGAGAGGCGCGAGATTCTTATGCAAACGATCCTTCGATGTGAAGACTGTGCAGAAGGGGAGGTAGTACAGATATGCGATGTCAACCTTGTTGCTGGGACGGTCCGCATCGCGAACCAACCCCGCAGCGGTGGCTAAAAAGAACGTCAGATCCACGGAACAAACATACGAAAAATACGGAGCGAAGCTCCGTAGTGGAGGAAACCCAACCGCCTTCCATCGATTAGTGACTGTGGTTGCGTAGGGTTCATGGACTCCTGCCAGTGCCAGCCCGAGCATAATCCTTGTAAAAGCTGCTTCTAAGATCCTCCCGGGAACGCAGAGGAATCAAGCGGCGGACCATCTCATTAGTCGCATAGTGTTGAGTAGCTTGTGCTCTCTAAAACGACCGTTTCAGATGAGGTGCGCCGGTGCTCTGTTGATTCGGAAACCTCGACGTTGCCAGAAACGACTTTCAGGGAGATGTCGTATCGAGTCGCAGCCAAGCGAGAACAGGGCACTGGTAAACTCCATCGTGAGGACGGCCATGAAGACGTTCGCTTTATGCCTGTTGGCTTGCTTGATGTTGGCTCCCATGCGCATCTGGTCACAATCTGAACAGGCACTGCCGCCTGAGATAAGGCTCGAACTCTTGCCGACCGCTTTCGCGGATGGTGTGGCAAGCGGGTTTATCTTCGTACTTACTAATGTCAGCGGTAGAGATAT from Granulicella tundricola MP5ACTX9 encodes:
- a CDS encoding RNA polymerase subunit sigma; the encoded protein is MPKAPAAITSPKIKKLAQKAMKSPSMMSTAETRELGASVMAHVSPPKEVSPAAAKKTPAKTIAAKKTPAKRS
- a CDS encoding response regulator transcription factor, with the protein product MSPSEKPITVVLAEDQGILRSSLTIMLGIEPDIKVVASVSNGAEALRAVGLHLPAVLVTDIEMPQVTGLDLAIRVKELYPSTRVLILTTFARPGYLRRALDAGAVGYLLKDCPSTEMAEAVRRVAHGERVIDPGLAAESWSADAGPLTEREREVLRRAGEGESTAELARTLRLTEGTIRNYLSEAISKLGAHNRTEAARLARAKGWL
- a CDS encoding HU family DNA-binding protein, with amino-acid sequence MATNKAPAKKIVAPVAAKTSAAPAKKTSTTKKMTKSELVKLVAEKMELSLKQSAAFFDLLASTAIQETKKNGEFTIPGLGKLVKAQRAARIGRNPQTGESIKIKAKTAVKFRVAKAAKDMIAPVK